A section of the Bacillota bacterium genome encodes:
- a CDS encoding alpha-2-macroglobulin family protein, which produces MAGFFEFKNRLSGKMLTIFLSVSMILSVFPLGSTAADSIDGQSVTVTAQKETKKGIAVDSGFIVKGDGITEDFIQKRIVITPKRTFKTEAQPDGTYIITPDKPFESNVLVTVSLTDENGDTVNKWAFQTEQKFKILGTRPDDEDSSVHLNAGIELEFSESDVDLDSLKSAFSITPNVTGQFKMFADTAAFIPDAELSYGTVYKVTVSTNVKNNEGEKVESGIEFRFKTIEEPEDTIFYSNKYSFGTFIPSDPIALGLSVADDYKNEKFKVSVYRFSPDDYLAELSAYCDSHGFDFKPDLYKSSEFMTFTSELTKGQSWDRYIVMPQNFNLGFYCAVISATDNKGKQQSVYKYFQVSNLSVYGSFNDNDGLVWVNRSSGAVSGATVKFKNEKGTDSGVTGKNGSTIIKWDKIRGDNYYYQDDCVLKIQNGGDIFIDIADLSSYYCCDYYGGYYGSSSEDYYSYLYTDREMYLPTDKVQMWGLIRPRKDGVKKPENLKAVISDGDDDLYETPVTLSDSGTFSCELSFSDLKSDYYSIRVVDGDDAIFGTYVEISDYVKPVYVFSAKPEQEVYVEPSENPVVVDVNCQFFEGSPTSNLPVSVDASGDGNLKYTKKFNLGRDGSGKVWIKQSVEKAEWWEPDSLDYRIYTDSAENKEQVASGSVMTFNRDTMLYATVNQDRTIDVETNKMNLSGIHTEADYHSDNFPENIKGEPVDIDVTLTKTHYYYVSTGTYSDYDFINKKTISFQTYEVRTDVTTRTFKTVNGKFKVTDLPYISDNAWDEYEFSYKDGRGRDTISGLSAYEPYYCGRPEPSQYKNYSFEAVGNPNRLTINEKNPLTFFINENNSKLKLGNNGRYLTAKVQSDTFDVTLSTKDEFTVNFDKKLIPNFELIGAYFDGKHIFPIEGSGISYDPSEKELTVNVKTDKEVYRPSDKVNAEVTVLDKSGKPVPNADICMSVVDEAQFAIAPQGVNMLATLYGRIYYPSLCSYVSYTQYYGSASGGGGASDSASDVSPTAPASPKPRSKFVDNTAFLTLKTDKDGKAKTEFTLADNLTSWRITTLAVSPDLGAGSSKIDITSKLAMFVSPVVPDTFITGDTVNFSSRAYGTEVEGTQDISYTATVEGNGVSKSVDVSAKAMDDAIFKFGTLSAGNYTLTITGSNGNLSDSILKPFSVIDCGLQAQYSDIINFDDIKNIKPVRYPVYLEFFSNDYLVYNRVLSNLAHNGSWRSDAEIASSFAWNRIYSDIYGKSPENDVPYEIKNADGLIPLLSEDKKGDPVLTGRIASAAPDYINKSSVNSALYGVISGEDSTPEQVAAAYMGLASLGSPVLIDIKSLLKNGGGFSELDKLRLTAGLALAGDFEGAKDYYNKLIAPKLTDTYDKWGDPALYYKAGDDNDMNIEMTAAASITASILRLPSADLLVRYLCSAESQTDLTVLEQMVYVTHFKPKSSASASFSYTQGGKTETAELDKRGFECLSFTKEQFADTSFSKISGDVGVMAFYTGYASENKSTGRKDLRITKKVTPESNVGDEEKVTVTVENAPKGYISIQDYVPTGARYSGKDSWKVYLNSSEKQNLRFKTYNDSPGMVTFSYYVRNVTPGVYICEAPIVKAEQTNEWGQGERQSVIIN; this is translated from the coding sequence ATGGCTGGATTTTTCGAATTCAAAAATAGGCTGTCGGGCAAAATGCTTACGATATTCCTATCGGTTTCAATGATATTATCAGTCTTTCCGCTAGGTTCCACGGCGGCGGATAGTATTGATGGACAGTCTGTGACGGTTACAGCGCAAAAGGAAACAAAAAAGGGCATTGCCGTCGATTCGGGATTCATTGTAAAGGGAGACGGCATTACAGAGGATTTTATTCAGAAAAGAATAGTAATAACGCCTAAAAGGACGTTTAAGACAGAGGCACAGCCTGACGGTACATATATCATTACGCCTGACAAACCGTTTGAAAGCAATGTCCTCGTTACGGTGTCGCTGACTGATGAAAATGGGGATACCGTAAACAAATGGGCATTCCAGACCGAGCAGAAATTCAAGATTCTGGGCACAAGGCCGGACGACGAGGATTCATCCGTACATCTGAATGCGGGTATAGAGCTTGAGTTTTCAGAAAGTGACGTCGACCTTGACAGCCTAAAATCAGCTTTCAGCATTACGCCGAATGTTACCGGTCAGTTTAAAATGTTCGCAGATACGGCTGCTTTTATCCCTGACGCTGAGCTTTCGTATGGCACCGTTTATAAAGTGACTGTTTCCACTAACGTCAAAAACAATGAAGGCGAAAAGGTTGAAAGCGGAATAGAGTTCAGGTTTAAAACGATAGAAGAGCCGGAAGATACGATTTTCTACAGCAATAAATACAGTTTCGGCACATTCATACCCTCTGATCCGATTGCTTTGGGGCTTTCGGTTGCGGACGATTATAAAAATGAAAAATTCAAGGTTTCTGTCTACCGGTTTTCCCCTGATGATTACCTTGCAGAGCTTTCTGCATACTGCGACAGCCATGGCTTTGATTTTAAACCCGATCTTTACAAGTCATCGGAATTCATGACATTTACAAGCGAGCTGACAAAAGGGCAAAGCTGGGATAGATATATAGTTATGCCGCAGAATTTTAACCTCGGATTTTACTGTGCTGTTATCTCAGCGACGGACAACAAGGGCAAACAGCAGAGTGTATATAAGTATTTTCAGGTGTCAAACCTTTCTGTTTACGGTTCATTCAACGACAATGACGGACTCGTCTGGGTGAACAGGTCGAGCGGGGCGGTTTCTGGCGCCACGGTCAAATTCAAAAATGAAAAAGGCACGGATTCCGGCGTGACTGGCAAGAACGGCAGCACCATAATCAAATGGGACAAGATCAGAGGGGATAATTATTATTATCAGGATGACTGCGTTTTAAAGATTCAAAACGGAGGCGATATTTTTATAGATATTGCAGATCTGAGCAGTTATTATTGCTGTGACTATTACGGAGGCTATTACGGGTCTAGCTCTGAAGATTACTATTCATATTTGTATACGGACAGAGAGATGTATCTTCCTACGGATAAAGTGCAGATGTGGGGTTTGATCCGCCCGAGAAAGGATGGCGTAAAAAAACCCGAAAATCTTAAGGCTGTGATAAGTGACGGCGATGATGATTTGTATGAGACGCCGGTGACTTTGAGCGACAGCGGCACGTTCAGCTGCGAGCTTTCCTTTTCAGATCTCAAGTCTGATTATTACAGCATCAGGGTTGTTGATGGGGACGATGCGATCTTCGGCACATATGTGGAAATATCTGATTATGTAAAACCTGTTTATGTTTTTTCTGCAAAGCCTGAGCAAGAGGTTTATGTCGAACCCTCTGAAAATCCGGTCGTCGTTGATGTAAACTGCCAGTTCTTCGAGGGTTCGCCCACATCAAATCTTCCTGTTTCTGTAGACGCTTCCGGAGACGGAAATCTTAAATATACTAAGAAATTCAACCTCGGCAGGGACGGCAGCGGAAAAGTCTGGATAAAGCAAAGTGTTGAAAAAGCGGAATGGTGGGAGCCGGATTCACTGGATTATCGCATCTATACCGACAGCGCCGAAAACAAAGAGCAAGTTGCGTCCGGCTCGGTGATGACCTTCAACCGAGATACGATGCTCTACGCAACAGTAAATCAGGACAGAACGATCGACGTTGAAACAAATAAAATGAACCTGTCCGGTATCCACACAGAAGCTGATTATCACAGCGACAACTTTCCTGAAAATATCAAAGGCGAGCCGGTGGATATAGACGTTACGCTCACAAAAACCCATTACTACTATGTGTCCACAGGCACGTATTCTGATTATGATTTTATCAACAAGAAGACGATAAGTTTCCAAACTTATGAAGTCAGAACTGATGTGACAACCAGAACTTTCAAGACTGTGAACGGCAAGTTCAAGGTCACTGATCTTCCTTACATATCAGATAACGCTTGGGATGAATACGAGTTCTCATATAAGGACGGGCGGGGGCGTGACACAATATCAGGGCTAAGTGCTTATGAACCGTACTATTGCGGCAGACCAGAACCGTCTCAATATAAGAATTACTCGTTTGAAGCTGTCGGAAATCCGAACAGACTGACGATTAACGAAAAGAACCCTCTTACCTTTTTTATAAATGAAAACAACAGCAAGCTGAAGCTTGGAAATAACGGCAGGTATCTTACCGCAAAGGTGCAGAGCGATACCTTTGACGTGACTTTAAGCACAAAAGATGAATTCACGGTAAACTTCGATAAAAAGCTTATTCCTAATTTCGAGCTTATCGGGGCATATTTTGACGGTAAGCATATATTCCCGATAGAGGGAAGTGGAATCAGTTACGATCCTTCCGAAAAAGAGCTTACTGTTAACGTCAAGACTGATAAAGAGGTTTACCGTCCATCAGACAAGGTGAATGCGGAAGTTACGGTTTTGGACAAAAGCGGAAAACCTGTCCCGAACGCTGACATTTGCATGAGTGTTGTCGACGAGGCGCAGTTCGCAATCGCTCCGCAGGGGGTCAATATGCTCGCTACCCTGTACGGCAGAATATATTATCCCAGTCTATGCAGTTATGTTTCATACACGCAATATTACGGCTCTGCATCCGGCGGAGGGGGCGCAAGCGATAGCGCAAGTGATGTTTCTCCTACAGCGCCTGCTTCACCAAAACCGCGCTCTAAATTTGTTGACAACACTGCCTTTTTGACTCTCAAAACCGATAAAGACGGAAAGGCTAAGACAGAATTCACCCTTGCCGACAACCTTACGTCATGGCGAATAACAACACTTGCCGTAAGCCCTGATCTTGGCGCAGGTTCAAGCAAGATCGATATCACGAGCAAGCTTGCTATGTTCGTGTCGCCCGTGGTGCCTGATACCTTCATAACGGGGGATACGGTGAATTTCTCGTCCCGCGCATATGGCACAGAGGTCGAGGGAACACAGGATATTAGTTACACAGCCACAGTAGAGGGAAACGGCGTTTCAAAGTCGGTTGATGTGTCCGCAAAAGCCATGGACGATGCGATTTTCAAATTCGGAACGCTTTCTGCGGGCAACTATACACTGACGATAACCGGCTCGAACGGAAATCTTTCAGACAGCATTTTAAAGCCGTTTTCGGTGATAGACTGCGGATTGCAGGCACAGTATTCGGACATCATAAACTTTGACGACATAAAGAATATAAAGCCAGTCCGCTATCCGGTCTATCTTGAGTTTTTTAGCAATGATTATCTGGTATATAACCGGGTGCTTTCAAACCTCGCCCATAATGGCAGTTGGCGCTCGGACGCGGAGATTGCAAGCTCTTTTGCATGGAACCGAATCTATAGTGATATCTATGGAAAAAGCCCTGAAAATGACGTGCCTTATGAAATAAAGAATGCAGATGGACTTATACCGCTTTTGAGTGAAGACAAAAAGGGCGACCCTGTTCTTACAGGGCGAATTGCGTCGGCGGCTCCCGATTATATCAATAAAAGTTCGGTGAATTCGGCGCTGTATGGTGTAATTTCCGGTGAAGATTCAACGCCCGAACAGGTCGCGGCTGCGTATATGGGGCTTGCTTCGCTCGGCTCCCCGGTGCTTATTGACATTAAGTCATTATTAAAGAACGGGGGCGGATTCTCAGAGCTTGATAAACTGCGCCTTACCGCCGGGCTTGCGCTTGCGGGCGATTTTGAAGGCGCTAAGGATTATTATAATAAGCTGATCGCCCCAAAGCTTACAGACACATATGATAAATGGGGAGATCCGGCGTTATACTACAAAGCTGGCGACGACAACGACATGAATATCGAAATGACGGCCGCCGCTTCTATAACAGCTTCGATTTTGAGGCTGCCGTCAGCCGATCTTCTGGTAAGATACCTGTGCAGCGCTGAGTCGCAGACAGACTTAACCGTCCTCGAACAGATGGTCTATGTAACCCATTTTAAACCTAAATCCAGCGCCAGCGCATCCTTCTCATATACGCAGGGCGGCAAGACGGAAACGGCAGAGCTTGATAAGCGCGGTTTTGAGTGTCTCTCCTTTACAAAGGAACAGTTTGCCGACACATCCTTCAGCAAGATTTCCGGGGATGTCGGTGTTATGGCATTCTACACCGGCTATGCCTCGGAGAATAAGAGCACAGGAAGAAAAGACCTTAGAATCACAAAGAAGGTAACGCCCGAAAGCAACGTCGGCGATGAGGAAAAGGTCACGGTAACTGTTGAGAACGCGCCCAAAGGCTATATTAGCATTCAGGATTATGTTCCGACCGGCGCTAGATACAGCGGAAAAGACTCATGGAAGGTATACCTTAACAGCTCTGAAAAGCAGAATCTGCGTTTTAAAACTTATAATGATAGCCCGGGAATGGTCACTTTCTCTTATTATGTCCGCAACGTGACGCCCGGGGTCTATATCTGCGAAGCTCCCATTGTCAAGGCTGAACAGACGAATGAATGGGGTCAGGGCGAGCGGCAGAGCGTGATAATCAACTGA